Proteins encoded by one window of bacterium:
- the nrfH gene encoding cytochrome c nitrite reductase small subunit, whose product MVRLTGSAPLQKWIAVIAILAGILIGLGFFTFYYAHGASYLSDDPTVCTNCHIMREHFDSWQKGSHHGVAICNDCHLPQSFPGKYLIKMENGWSHSQKFTMQNFNEPIRVREHNREVVQRNCLRCHAQLISESVGSFTHADEHQNCVRCHREVGHGAAH is encoded by the coding sequence ATGGTTAGACTGACCGGATCGGCACCATTGCAGAAATGGATCGCGGTGATCGCAATCCTCGCCGGGATCCTGATCGGCCTTGGGTTCTTCACCTTCTATTACGCGCACGGCGCGTCATATCTCTCCGATGACCCCACGGTCTGCACCAACTGCCATATCATGCGCGAGCATTTTGATTCCTGGCAGAAAGGGAGCCACCATGGAGTTGCCATCTGCAACGACTGTCACCTGCCACAGAGCTTCCCCGGCAAATATCTCATCAAAATGGAGAATGGCTGGAGCCACTCACAGAAATTCACCATGCAGAACTTCAACGAACCGATCCGCGTTCGCGAACACAATCGCGAGGTGGTCCAGCGTAACTGCCTTCGCTGCCACGCCCAACTGATCTCGGAATCGGTCGGCTCGTTCACCCACGCCGATGAACATCAGAACTGCGTTCGGTGCCACCGCGAGGTCGGCCACGGCGCAGCGCATTGA
- a CDS encoding ammonia-forming cytochrome c nitrite reductase subunit c552, with protein MAEKTTPSNRRAQLIIVALVVLLAIATFAMMMLYQNISQRKDEAKQVVFQVADINEETIDPKVWGQNFPRQFDTYKRTVDTARTKHGGSEAFQKLDDDTRWRELFNGYAFGVDYREERGHAFMLTDQFDTERTKQFRQPGACLHCHAAIIPAYKQKGKEAGVPDSDTLAQIAKGFEVVCAMPWDSANKLVEHPVVCADCHEPKSMNLRVTRPGFINGIRRLAESGTSMPHLPSLTRWQNGPKTEPYDPNKEATRQEMRSYVCGQCHVEYYFKGKEKLLTYPWHEGVAVENIESYYDSVKHVDWTHATSGAPVLKAQHPEFEMWSQGIHARSGVACADCHMPYYREGAIKISDHHVRSPLLNIARACQNCHRYPESEILARAQRIQDKTKDVMIRAEEAVLDLIAAIDAARTAGADSVSLAPARNFHRKAQFRLDFIAAENSMGFHASQEATRILAEAIDYARQGFSALPGKGGLRRAEK; from the coding sequence ATGGCTGAGAAGACCACTCCCTCCAACCGACGGGCACAACTGATCATCGTCGCCCTCGTCGTGCTGTTGGCCATCGCCACCTTCGCGATGATGATGCTGTATCAGAATATCTCGCAACGCAAAGATGAAGCTAAACAGGTTGTCTTTCAGGTTGCGGATATCAACGAAGAGACGATCGACCCCAAGGTCTGGGGACAGAATTTCCCTCGCCAGTTCGACACGTACAAGCGAACTGTCGATACCGCCCGAACCAAACATGGCGGCAGCGAAGCCTTTCAGAAACTCGATGATGACACACGCTGGCGTGAATTGTTTAACGGCTACGCATTTGGCGTCGACTATCGCGAAGAACGCGGCCATGCATTCATGCTGACCGACCAATTCGACACCGAACGGACCAAGCAGTTCCGTCAACCCGGCGCCTGCCTGCATTGCCATGCAGCCATTATTCCGGCTTACAAGCAGAAGGGGAAAGAAGCCGGCGTGCCGGATTCCGATACGCTCGCCCAGATCGCGAAGGGCTTCGAGGTCGTCTGTGCCATGCCCTGGGATAGTGCCAACAAATTGGTCGAACATCCGGTCGTCTGCGCTGATTGTCATGAGCCAAAATCAATGAATCTCCGCGTCACCCGCCCCGGATTCATCAATGGTATCCGGCGCCTCGCCGAAAGTGGAACCTCTATGCCCCACCTCCCCAGCCTCACCCGCTGGCAGAACGGCCCCAAAACCGAACCGTATGATCCCAATAAGGAAGCTACTCGCCAGGAGATGCGCTCCTACGTCTGCGGACAGTGCCACGTCGAGTATTATTTCAAAGGGAAAGAAAAACTCCTCACCTACCCCTGGCACGAAGGTGTGGCTGTGGAAAATATCGAATCATACTACGACTCTGTGAAACATGTCGATTGGACCCACGCTACTTCCGGCGCGCCAGTTCTTAAGGCCCAGCATCCTGAGTTTGAGATGTGGAGCCAGGGAATCCATGCCCGGAGCGGCGTCGCCTGTGCCGACTGCCACATGCCGTACTACCGCGAAGGCGCTATCAAGATATCCGATCACCATGTGCGGAGCCCGCTTTTGAATATCGCGCGCGCTTGCCAGAACTGCCACCGTTACCCTGAGTCGGAGATTCTTGCTCGGGCACAGCGTATTCAGGATAAGACCAAGGACGTGATGATCCGCGCCGAGGAAGCTGTGCTTGACCTGATTGCGGCCATTGACGCCGCCAGGACCGCCGGAGCCGACTCTGTCTCGCTCGCTCCCGCGCGCAATTTCCATCGCAAGGCACAGTTCCGGCTCGATTTTATCGCCGCCGAAAACTCGATGGGATTCCATGCCTCGCAGGAAGCGACCCGTATCCTCGCCGAAGCGATCGACTACGCCCGGCAAGGTTTCAGCGCACTCCCTGGCAAAGGCGGCTTAAGACGGGCTGAGAAGTAG
- a CDS encoding S8 family serine peptidase, whose product MSFLTCISERPARYFFIFLATLSLLTFSCSKSTDPGTKKPPDNGPIGILLEGADTDSALSGTSNHGPFAVPEDEWDGDFVTTRLEAVINPGATVGEVNTALNNVGAKISCMRAGLMFTELVVPALTSVGQAEVVCSTLVASGGFLSAYPCFDPTAGNDGDVAPGFPANIRITPLEEAKFPAAWNLRERVAALHSPVTIMVADDFGRLVAHPEIPAQTFVAGSATADTLFDSLGNVEGNHGFAVAGTIGARYDDIGSTGAFADTANLLRLPCYGMGGLGSWMAILTDLASRLPYSGKFILNTSWGYSGDFTRFPKRQRIEHAFYWRSLVALRQGDFLHTQSSGNSGLFSPAQPNADYNSPFTLTARFDNPFQMLQGTEVTPADSTALTTLFAQAIVNGGTYATKLHNVITVGSSDWSGNLSSFSSGPADVRMIGENVTLPCLMGDGVCGPGTDVAWQGSYEGTSFAAPQVAALAGWLWALSPSLSVDETKATIINCYNGKWIDAYKAVLSVDHSMASADVRLTLLDVADGSGNMGSNNKFDEKDLQMILDSILYYEASRGAVSPLWTRDHSRFDLNGDGFTGDTMLTSSTAPFDLDINTPPAYSTVSVTPCDAPSPNDTTLDERAVTDRDILSYYAFTALYTGNDSLRNELLGVSCTPFWTGHDSTFIYVYSGVPALGIHNADSSFSGSLSTDLDEYRDSVQSYIGIWCKGPGGFRFTSDAESASNLGASGGSTSLSVGGAAFLSSSATATPPTSTSSGCQFHVSSGAGAESSVDFALAGGSSGMPFTLVVDGTVLPTNQILTPRARCIVELSIVDTTVLASVAATQTRLLLPKFDSDVNALPYVMSDLLFPLAEHHVYRLKLTTSVATAATTLIDEGPIEAEVDVSITLLVGP is encoded by the coding sequence ATGTCTTTTTTGACATGCATTTCAGAACGTCCAGCAAGATACTTTTTCATCTTTTTAGCCACACTCAGCCTTCTCACCTTCAGTTGCAGCAAGAGCACTGATCCGGGCACGAAGAAGCCGCCAGATAACGGGCCGATCGGCATTCTACTGGAAGGTGCAGATACCGACTCCGCCTTATCGGGAACCAGTAATCACGGCCCTTTCGCCGTACCCGAGGATGAATGGGATGGGGACTTTGTCACCACACGGCTCGAGGCAGTCATCAATCCTGGTGCAACTGTTGGTGAAGTCAACACAGCCCTGAATAATGTTGGGGCCAAGATCAGTTGTATGCGGGCGGGTTTGATGTTCACGGAGTTGGTGGTGCCTGCTCTGACCTCCGTTGGTCAGGCCGAGGTTGTTTGTTCCACGCTGGTCGCATCCGGTGGGTTCCTGTCGGCGTATCCGTGCTTTGATCCGACCGCCGGCAACGACGGTGATGTGGCCCCCGGCTTCCCGGCCAATATCCGGATTACTCCTCTTGAGGAGGCTAAATTCCCCGCGGCGTGGAATCTGAGAGAACGAGTCGCCGCACTTCATTCCCCGGTGACAATCATGGTGGCAGATGATTTCGGACGGTTGGTTGCTCACCCGGAGATACCGGCACAGACATTTGTGGCCGGCTCCGCCACGGCTGACACACTATTCGATAGTCTGGGTAATGTTGAAGGGAACCACGGCTTTGCTGTCGCCGGTACGATCGGCGCTCGCTATGACGATATCGGGTCAACCGGCGCATTTGCCGATACGGCCAACCTTCTTCGCCTCCCTTGCTATGGGATGGGTGGGCTTGGCTCCTGGATGGCAATTCTGACTGATCTTGCCTCCCGCCTGCCTTATTCCGGCAAATTCATTCTAAATACCAGTTGGGGTTATAGCGGAGACTTCACTCGCTTCCCCAAGCGCCAGCGCATCGAGCACGCATTCTACTGGCGCTCTCTCGTGGCCCTGAGACAAGGCGACTTCCTGCACACGCAGTCATCGGGGAACAGCGGATTGTTCTCACCGGCCCAACCCAACGCAGACTATAACTCACCGTTTACCTTGACCGCACGGTTTGACAATCCGTTTCAGATGCTACAGGGGACGGAGGTGACACCCGCAGACAGCACCGCGTTGACAACCCTGTTTGCACAGGCGATTGTCAATGGGGGCACGTATGCGACGAAACTCCACAATGTGATCACGGTAGGTTCTTCCGATTGGAGCGGTAATCTGTCAAGCTTCTCAAGCGGTCCTGCGGATGTTCGGATGATCGGCGAGAACGTGACTCTTCCGTGTCTTATGGGGGATGGCGTTTGCGGTCCGGGAACCGATGTAGCCTGGCAGGGGAGCTACGAGGGGACGTCGTTCGCCGCGCCTCAGGTGGCGGCATTGGCGGGGTGGCTGTGGGCGCTGTCACCATCGCTCTCGGTCGATGAGACTAAGGCCACAATTATCAACTGCTATAATGGCAAGTGGATAGATGCGTACAAGGCGGTGTTGTCGGTAGATCACTCAATGGCCTCCGCCGACGTCCGTCTGACCTTACTTGATGTTGCGGATGGAAGTGGCAATATGGGGAGCAACAACAAGTTTGACGAAAAGGATCTGCAGATGATCCTTGACTCGATTCTCTACTACGAGGCGAGCCGTGGCGCTGTGAGTCCACTGTGGACGAGAGACCATTCGCGGTTTGATCTGAACGGTGACGGGTTCACAGGTGACACGATGCTGACATCCTCGACCGCGCCGTTTGACTTGGATATCAACACTCCGCCGGCGTATTCGACGGTATCGGTGACACCGTGTGATGCTCCCAGCCCAAACGACACGACCTTGGATGAAAGGGCCGTGACTGACCGTGATATTCTGAGCTATTACGCCTTCACAGCGTTGTATACCGGGAATGACTCCTTGCGTAACGAGTTGTTGGGCGTGTCCTGTACGCCGTTCTGGACGGGGCACGATTCAACATTCATTTATGTGTACTCTGGGGTACCAGCTTTGGGTATCCACAATGCAGATTCGAGCTTTAGCGGGAGCTTGTCCACCGATCTCGATGAATACAGAGACTCCGTTCAATCCTACATCGGTATTTGGTGTAAAGGTCCAGGCGGGTTTCGATTCACATCCGATGCTGAGAGCGCTTCCAATCTTGGCGCCAGCGGTGGAAGCACGAGTCTAAGTGTAGGAGGTGCGGCATTTTTGAGCAGCAGCGCCACCGCTACGCCACCCACGTCAACTTCGTCAGGATGCCAGTTCCATGTAAGTAGCGGGGCCGGAGCTGAAAGTTCGGTAGACTTCGCACTGGCAGGTGGATCGAGCGGCATGCCTTTCACACTCGTAGTTGACGGCACCGTACTGCCCACAAATCAGATCCTAACTCCGCGAGCCCGCTGTATTGTGGAACTAAGTATTGTTGATACTACCGTTTTGGCATCAGTTGCGGCAACGCAGACCAGACTCCTATTGCCAAAATTTGATAGCGACGTGAATGCCCTGCCATATGTGATGAGTGACTTGCTCTTTCCCCTGGCGGAACATCATGTTTATAGGCTGAAACTAACCACGAGTGTTGCCACCGCGGCCACGACACTCATAGATGAGGGGCCAATAGAGGCGGAAGTAGATGTCAGCATCACGCTACTTGTCGGGCCATGA
- a CDS encoding hemerythrin domain-containing protein: MAPLNELINHILETYHRPLDEELPRLERMAAKVLEVHGDKDPQRLSELVAVYDAVKAELQSHMGKEEKILFPMILAGRGAATAGPISVMEDEHASVGTALRYLRELTDNYEVPAQACNTWRALWHGLEALEQSLHVHIHLENNVLFPRALRS, translated from the coding sequence ATGGCGCCACTCAATGAACTGATTAACCACATTCTTGAAACGTATCATCGTCCGCTTGACGAGGAACTGCCGCGTTTGGAGCGCATGGCCGCCAAAGTACTGGAAGTGCACGGTGACAAAGATCCCCAACGATTGTCTGAGTTGGTTGCTGTGTATGACGCTGTTAAGGCGGAATTGCAGAGTCACATGGGAAAGGAAGAGAAGATTCTTTTCCCGATGATACTGGCCGGTCGCGGTGCTGCGACTGCTGGTCCGATTTCTGTAATGGAAGATGAGCACGCTTCAGTTGGGACAGCCCTCCGATACCTGCGCGAGTTGACTGACAACTATGAGGTACCGGCTCAGGCCTGCAACACCTGGCGGGCTCTGTGGCATGGCCTCGAAGCACTTGAGCAGTCGCTGCACGTGCATATTCACTTAGAGAACAATGTGCTCTTTCCCCGCGCACTGAGGAGCTGA
- a CDS encoding DUF542 domain-containing protein encodes MTISAEATVAALATEHPLATRVFARYGIDFCCGGGRPLKAVCAEKRLEVNRIIDEIAQELVSTEEVSTAGTWRHSMN; translated from the coding sequence ATGACGATTTCCGCAGAAGCAACAGTAGCAGCTCTCGCCACCGAACACCCGCTGGCTACTCGCGTATTTGCGCGGTATGGCATCGACTTCTGTTGTGGTGGTGGACGGCCCCTCAAAGCAGTCTGTGCGGAGAAACGTCTAGAAGTGAACCGGATCATCGATGAGATCGCGCAGGAGTTGGTGTCAACTGAAGAGGTGAGCACCGCTGGGACATGGCGCCACTCAATGAACTGA